From the Sphingomonas brevis genome, the window GAAATCGCCATCGGCCGGATCATGAACGCGCTTAGCGATATCGGGACGCTGATCGTCACCGACCGCCAGGCACATGTCCACGTTTCCGGACATCCGGGCCGGCCCGAGCTCGAGGCCATGTACCGGTGGATCCGGCCGCAAATCCTGGTTCCGGTCCACGGTGAGATTCGCCACATGCGGGAGCAGGCGCGCTTCGGCCTGGCACAGGGCATTCCGCACGCCGTGGTGCAACGCAACGGCGATCTCATTCGCCTTGCGCCTGATGGCCCGGAGAAGATTGGCGAGGAACGGATCGGGCGGCTGGTGCTCGACGGGGATGTAATTCTTCCCGCCGATGGATCGACCATCAATGAGCGCCGCAAGATTGCAATCAACGGCCTGATCACCGTCGCGGTGCCGGTCGACGGGGAAGGTCGGTTGGCCGGCAGGGTGCTGGTGCGGCCGTTCGGCGTTCCGATCGAAGAGGATCGCGACGATTTCCTTGCCGACGCGACCGACGCCGCGGAGCGCGCTTACGAACCGACGCGAGACGTGGAGAAACTGCGCGAGGCTGTACGGTTGGCGGTGCGCCGCTGCGCCACGCTTTGGACCGGAAAAAAGCCGGTGGTGGAAGTGATGCTGGTCGAGGTTGCCCAATGAAATGGACCTCGGTCCTGGCGATTTATTTCCTCGTGTTCTGCTTTTCCGCTTTCCTGCTGTTGCCATTCGGGGTGCGGACCCACGAGGAAGTCGGCGCCGAACGAGTGCCGGGCCAGGCGGATAGCGCACCACACAGGTTCGACCTGCCGCGCCATCTGCTTAGGGCGGCGCTGGTCGCTTGCCTGCTGACGGCGCTTTATGTCGCCAACTACAAGTTCGGCTGGATCACCACCGACGATCTCGACTTCTACAATTGACGTAGAGACTTAGCGGCGCTTCTCCACCGCCTGCGCCAGCGCTGCGTAGAGCTTGCCCATATCGCTCGACATCAATGTCACCGCGATCATCCCGCCATCGCGCTCGGCCAGCACGCGCCTGAGCATCGCTTCGAAATCGTGGACATAATGATTGACCGCGTTCTGGAACTCGGGATCGGACTCATAATGGGCCGCGATGCCGCGGCTTTCCGCTCCATCCAACAGCCGGACCGCGCGGCGGGTGAACACCCCGCGATTGCCCTTCAGATAGTGGTTCCAGGCCTTGTCATCGACTTCGTCGCTGAGGATTTTCTGCACATCGATCGACGCCGAATGCATGGAGTCGATCAGCAGCGAGACGCGGCGGGCGAAGTCTTCGCCGCTGTCCTTCATCTGGGCTTCCCGGTTGCGCTCGATATGCGCTTCGAGCGCGGCGGCGCTTTGTCCGATCGACAACATTTGCGCGGTCAGCCGGTCCGAAGCTTCGCGCGCCGTTTCCACCGCCCGCCCGGCAACCTGGTCGAGTTCGGCCAGCTTGGACTCGACGCTGTCGCGAACCGCCTTTTCCAATGCGATGCGGGTCTGCTCGCTGAGTTCGCCGGCGCACTCCGGAATAACCTTGGCGATCGCTTCGCGGGCTCGATCGGCGGCATGGGCAGCGGTTTCCTTGACCCGCACCAGGGCCTCGACCAGCGCCGGTCCGGTCTCGCTCGACAGGCGATTGGCTTCGTCGCTGGCGGATGCAATGGCGGCGCCAAGCTCGGCGAGCCGCTCCTCCGCCTGGCGGACGCCAAGGTCAACCGAGGTCATCAGCGTGGCCAAGCGGTCCTGCTGATGCTCGACGATCGATGCACTCGATTCGATCCGGCTCTGCGCTTCGATCGAGGCATCGCGCATTTGCTCGACATGGGGCCGCGCAGCTTCTGCCGACGCCAGCATCCGAGCCGCACCTGCTTCGGCTTCCCCGAGGGTCGCGATCATCTCTCCCGACAACACCGCGCCAAGCCGATCGAGACCTTCGCGCAGCCGCTCGGATCGGTCGGCCAGCCCATCGAGGCTGTTGTCGTGGCCCGCCGTCGCCGACGAGAGGGCTTCAAGCTCGCCCCGCAGGCGGCCCAATGCGGTCTGCACATGGCTCGCGCGCTCGTCGCCTGAACGAGCAAGGTCCAGGAACCGCTCGTCAAGGGCAGCCATTCCGCTGTCGAGATCGGCTATCAGCCGCTGCGAAGCGCGCTCCTGCTCGGCAATGCGGGAACTCAGGCCGTCGAGCGCGGAGCCGGCATGGGTCAGCCGTTCGCCAAGAAGTTCCGATGCGTCCATGCCGGCGCGGCCGATGCTCGCCTGGCTCTGGGCGACAAGGGCGGAAATGGCAGCGGCCTGGGCATCGATGCCCGTACGAATTTCGGTCAAGGCTTCAGCGGATCGAGCAAGCAACGCGTCGACAGTGGCGCTGGTTTCGGTGCGGACTTCTGTTACTCGCTGCGTGGCGACCGCACCGGCACTTTCTATGTTGGCGAGGCTTGCAAGCAACCGTTCGGACGCTTCGCGAACGATGGAATCGGCCTGCTGTGCGTGCGCGGAAAGGCTCGAGACCTGGGATTCAAACCCGCCGGCCTGTTCGATCGCGGCCTGGCCAGCCTGGCGCAGCGTATCAGCCATTCGCCGGGTAGTTTCCTCGGCCTGCGGCAGGTCGGTCAGAAGTACGCCGATATCGGTACGTGCCGATTCCGCCGCCCGATCCAGCGCCGCGCCATGTTCGGCCAACGTCTGCGATCCGCGATTCAAGTCGGCGGTGATCGCCCCCAACCGGGTGGCAGCCTGGTCACCGAGGCCCATCAAGTCGCCGGCCATGACCCCGAGCGTGCGATGATTCTCGGCAATCTGGTGCGACAGCGCCGCCAAAATATCCTGCAGCGAGCGCGCTTCCTTGCGCATCGCGATTACCGAGCGCGTGAATTTCTCCGCTTCCTTGCGCCGCGTGCGGCCGAACATCAGCCAGACCAACCCCATCAGCGCCAGAGGGCCGGCCAGGATCGCGACCCATTGCGCGATTGCCGGACTGGTCAGAGGTTCAGCGGCAAGAACCCGGCCCGCCGACCAGGCAGTGTAGCCGGTCCAAAGCAATGCAAGGATGCCGAGGCCCCAGCCAAGGACCAATCGCCCGCCTTCGCTGGCAACGTCATGGACGTCGCGGATCTCGGCCCAATCCGCTCGGCTGAAACTTGGTTCCGAACCAGCCCCTTCGCCTTCGATCACCGGAGTTGGGTCATCCCGGTCTTCGGGATAGCGATTGCCCTGGGCGCGGTACGGGTTGGTGCTCATGATCGGGGAGTTTACCACCTTTGTTGTCAGGCGAAAGCGACAAATGGGCACAGTCGAGGCTAGAAATTGGGACACTCGCTGCCCTATGGTCGATGCCCTCAGGGGGGAATTACCGGATCGCGGGGTAATCTATGGCGCTTGGCGCCTTGATCGGTGCCTATCAGGAAGACGATGCGGGCGGTTTGCGCGCCCTGCTTCCGCTCGCCGGTCGGACGTTGATCGAATATCAGGCGCGCTGCCTCGCCATCGCCGGGGCGGCGCCGTTGACCGTGCTGGTCGAGCGGGTGCCGCCGGCGCTGAACGAGGCATTCGAGCGGCTTCGCGGAGAGGGAATCTCCGTGGTCCCGGTCAGCGACGGCAATGAAGCCGCCAGCCGTTTCGAGGCAGGCAGCCAGCTGATCCTGCTGGCCGACGGCCTGGCGCCCGACATGGGAGACCTTCAGTTGCTGCTGGAGGAAGGCGATGGCGCGATCATCACCGTGCCCGATGACGAGGCACATGAAGCTTTTGAGCGGATCGACGGCCACAATCGCTGGGCGGGCCTCGCCAAGGTCGATTCCAACATGCTCGGCGCGACGGCAGCGATGCTTGGCGACTGGGACCTGCAATCAACCTTGCTTCGGCGTGCGGTGCAGGCCGGAGCGCGGCTGATCCCATCCACTCCGGGAGAGGGGCGGGGGCCTTTCCTTGCCAACGACGAAGCGGTGATGGCGGGCTTCGAGCGGCGTTTGCTGGTCGCTTCGCGCACCGCGCGGGAGGACGCGGTCGCCCGCTATTTCCTGCCCGTCGTCGAGGAAATGGCGACCGAAAAGCTGATGGAGACCGGAGTGCGACCCGGCTGGCTGGTCATGGCGGCGCTGATAATGGCCATCGCCGGCGCTTTCTGCTTCAGCAGGGGCTGGCATTTGGCGGCACTCGCCCTGTTGATCCTGTCGACCCCGTTCGACCTGGTGGCCCAACGTCTCGCAATGCTTAGGCTGCAGCCGCTCAGTCCGGCAATGCTGTCCCGCCGGCTGTTGTGGCCCGCGGGCGGATTGGCGTTGCTGGCGCTGGGCTGGTTCGAAGCTCGGCATGGTTCGGGTTGGGGCGCAATGATGGCGGCGCTGGCCGCCACCGCATTCGGCGAGGCCGGGCGGATCGAGCGCATCGGGCGCCAGCTTCCCGGCATCGAATGGCATTTTGCGCGCCGCAACGCGATCTGGCTGGCAATTCCGTTCGCGGTCGGCGGTTGGTGGAACCTATATCTTGCCAGTGTCGCCCTCTACGCCACGGCCAGTTTCTTCATCGTTCAGCATTTCCGGCACTCGGTGGAATCAGCACCTCATAATTGACCGCGCGTTAACCCGATCCGTTCTATAAAAACTGGATGATGCCCGTGGAATGGCCGCTCGCTGCATCGGCAGCCGACCGCCCGGTCGATCCTGCGCGCCCGCGCGTGGGGCGCGACCGGCTGGGCGTCGCAATGGCTGATTTCTTCCTGGACGAAGGCTCGCGGCTGACTGACGAGGAGCGGGCGCTGATCGCGGCGATGCTTCGCGGGCTGGTTGGAGATATTGTTGATGAGCTCGTTGCCGGCCTTCCGGCAATGCTGGCTGCGCAGGCCGACAGGGGTCGGGAGGGGCTTTACCGGCGCCTCCGCGCGGCCGGGCTGATGGAACGGCAGGGGCTGGTCGCCTTGCTCCTGCGCCGGGCCGATGAGCAGCAATTGTCGGCTCGCGCGGATCCCCGCCACCCGACGGTCGCATCGCTGGTCAGCGACGATAGCGCGCCAGTCGCGGAGGCCGCGATGGCGCTTGCCTTGGCTCGCGGCCGCCGCCGTGACCGGTTCGGCCGGATGAGCGTCGAGTTCGACGATCTCGATGCCGAGGATGCCGTGGCACTGGTCCACGCCGTTGCCGCAGGTCTTCGGGACGCGCTGACTGAAGACGCCGATGAGGCACTAGGCTCGGCGTCCCATGGCCTGCTTTCTCGGCACGACGAAGGCCGGCGGCTTGAAGCTGCCGTCGCCGCACTGGCCCGGGTACTCGACGCGCAGAACCGCGCCGACGATGTCCTGGTCCGTAGGGTTGCCGAGGATGGCGACGCATCGCTGCTGGTCGGCTTGTTGGCGCGCCGCGCCGGTATCGACCAGCTGGACGCATGGAATTTCTTCACTGGCGGCGATGCGATGATGCTTGCCCGCCTGGCCGGATGCGACCGCACCGCCGCCGCCCAGATGCTGGCGGCTTTCGAGCCAATGGCCGGCGCAAGCGCCGCGGAACGATTTATCGACCGCTACGATTCAATTGACGATGCGGCCGTCGAGCGTTGCCGTCGCTGGCTGCGGCTTGACCCCCACTACCGTGCGGCGCGCGACGCCCTGGAGCCGGGCAATGGCTAGCGCTCCCTTCGACCTCGGACCGGTCACCGGCCGCGTCGATCGCGAAGGACGCCTGACGGAGGCCGATTCCGCGCTGCTGAGGCTTCAGGAGGAAGCTGGCTCGTCGCTCGGTGCGCCACTGGCACTGCCACAGGTTGCAGCGGTTGCACGCTCCGCAATCAAGCTTGGCGTGCCATTGGCGCGCTCGGTAGTTGCCGCATCGAGCGATCGCGACCTGGACCTATGGGTTAGGGCAGTGCCCGATGCCGAGGGCGCCAGCCTGACGATCGAAGGGTGGAAGGCCCGGCCTGCAGCGCCGCCGCGTCTCACGCTGGTCACTAACGAGTCGCTCGACGTAGAGGAAAGGGTCGCCCGGCCGTTGAGCTTCACCACCGACGGCGAGCTCAAGATCAAGCGGATCGACGAAGAACTGGCGCTGATGATCGGAGTCGCCCCTGCCGATGCGATTGGCCAGCCGCTCACTCGTCATTTCCTGCTGGTCGACAATGGCGATGGCGCAATGCCGCTGTTGATGGCGCTCGTCAGCCGCGCCGACTTCTCCGGGCAGAGTGCCCAGTTGCGCGGGCAGGACCGGGAATCGCTGGTGACACTGAAAGGCCTGGCCTTGCGGACCGCCGGAGACCGCTTTGACGGATATGAAATCGAAATCGACCGGCCGGCGGAGATGGATTCATCCCCCTTCGCAGTGCTCGATCCTGCGCTGGATGAGGCGCTGCGCTCGCCTCTCGACCGGATCATCGCCGCCGCCGAGCGAATCGTCGATCGCAGCGAGGGTCCGTTGAGGAGCGATTATGCCGCCTACGCCGGCGACATCGCCGCGGCGGGGCGGCACCTGCTGTCGGTTATTCGCACGATGAGCGAGCAGGAGGCAGCCAAGGGGGATGCCGAGGTCGATTTGGCAAGTACTGCCGCCGAGGCGGTGCAGCTGGTCGAGGAAGCCGCCGAAAAACGATCGGTCAAGGTAGAACTGGTCGGCGCGGACGGCCCCTTGCCTGCCGCCGGCGAGAGCCGGGGCGTGGTGCAGATACTGGTCAATTTGCTGGCCAATGCGGTCCGCCACTCTCCTGCCAGCGGCACGGTTGCGGTTATCCTGGAGCAACGGGGCGCGCAGGCCGCGGTCACGGTTGCCGACGAAGGCCCTGGAATCGCGGAAGCAGACCAGGAACGGATATTCGAGCGTTATGAACGGGCCGATGACAGTAAGGGCGGAATTGGCCTCGGTCTCGCCATCTCCCGCAGGCTTGCGCGCTCGATGGGCGGCGATATCGAACTGCAAAGCGAGCCCGGCGAAGGGGCGCGCTTCACATTGCTGCTGCCTTCGGCCTAGCGCCTAGCGCTTCGACGCCGGGATGTAATCGCGCTGCGTCGCGCCGACATATAGCTGGCGCGGGCGGCCGATCTTTTGCTCGGGGTCGGAAATCATCTCGTTCCATTGAGCCACCCAGCCGACGGTGCGGGCGAGGGCGAACAGGGCGGTGAACATCTCGGTCGGGAAACCGATCGCGTTGAGGATGATGCCCGAATAGAAATCGACGTTGGGGTAGAGCTTTTTCTCGATGAAATAATCGTCGTGGAGCGCGATCTGCTCCAGCTCCTGGGCGACGTCCAGCACCGGATCCGAGAGCTTCAATTCCTTCAACACCGCCTCGGCGGTCTGCTGCATCACCTTCGCCCGCGGATCGTAATTCTTGTAGACGCGGTGGCCGAAGCCCATCAGCCGGAACGGATCATTCTTGTCCTTGGCGCGGGCGACATATTCCTTGATCCGCTTCACGTCCCCGATTTCACGCAACATGTTCAGTGCCGCTTCGTTGGCGCCGCCATGGGCCGGGCCCCACAGGCAAGCGATGCCGGCGGCGATGCAGGCGAACGGGTTTGCGCCCGACGATCCGGCAAGGCGGACGGTCGAGGTAGATGCATTTTGCTCATGATCGGCGTGGAGGATGAAAATCCGGTCCATCGCCTTTTCGATGATCGGGTTGACCTCATAGGATTCCGCCGGGACGCCAAACGTCATGCGAAGGAAGTTGCCGGTGTAGCTGAGGCTGTTGTCCGGATAGAGGAACGGCTGGCCGATCGAATATTTGAACGCCATCGCGGCGATCGTCGGCATCTTGGCGATCAGCCGATGGGAGGCGATCAGCCGCTGCTGCGGATCGGTGATGTCGGTGCTGTCGTGATAGAAGGCGCTGAGCGCCCCGACCACGCCGCACATGATCGCCATCGGGTGGGCGTCTCGGCGAAACCCGCGATAGAATGTCGCCAGCTGCTCGTGCAGCATGGTGTGGCGGCTGATGGTATAGTCGAACTCTTCCAGCTCTTTCTTCTTCGGCAGGTCGCCGTGGAGCAGCAGATAGGCAACCTCCATGAAGCTCGAATGCTCGGCAAGCTGGTCGATCGGATAGCCGCGATGGAGCAGGATGCCCTGGTCGCCGTCGATGTAGGTGATCGCGCTTTGGCAGCTTGCGGTCGAGGTGAAGCCGGGGTCGTAAGTGAATTTGTCGATCTGGCCGTAAAGCTTGCGGATATCGATCACGTCAGGGCCGACTGATCCTTCCAGAAGGGGATAAGGAAAATCGCCGCCTTCGGTGGTGAGTGTGACGGTCTTTGCGGTCATGAGGTCGGCTCCGGCTTTAATTCGGCTTTGGCATTTGGTCGGCAATGCGCCCGAGGCTCTCGTCTTTGCCAAGCAGGACAAGGACGTCGAAAATCCCCGGCGAGGTTGTCTTGCCCGTCAATGCCGCCCTTAGCGGCTGGGCGAGTTTGCCTAGCTTAAGTGAGTTGCGTTCCGCAACCTCCCGCACTGCAGCATCCAGCGGATCGTGCTCCCATTGCGGCGTTGCAGCAAGCGCCGCGTGTGCAAGTGCGAGATGGGCGCGGCCTTCGTCATTGAGGAGGGCCGCGGCCTTTTCGTCCATCGCGAGCGGCCGCTGCGCGAAGAGGAATTCCGCGCCGTCGGCGAGTTCGTTCAGATTATGCGCGCGGGCTTTCAACTCCGGCATAGCGCGGACGAGCAGCTGAAGTTCCTCGTAGCTCAGCCCGAGTTTGCGCGAAGCAAGGGTCGCAAGGCGCGTGTCGTCGGCCTCGCGGAGGTAATGACCGTTGAGATTTTCGAGTTTCTTGAGGTCGAACCGCGACGGACTTTTGCCGACATGGTCGACGTCGAACCACTCGATTGCCTGGTCGCGGCTGATGATCTCGTGATCGCCATGACCCCAGCCAAGGCGGAGGAGGTAATTGAACAGCGCCTCCGGAAGGATGCCGAGCTCGTCGCGATAGGCATCGACGCCAAGCGCGCCATGCCGCTTCGACAATTTGGCGCCGTCAAAACCGTGGATCAGCGGAACATGGGCGTAGGTCGGCACGGGCCAGCCCATCGCCTTGATGATCGCCAGCTGGCGAAACGCGTTGTTCAAATGGTCGTCGCCGCGAATGACGTGAGTCACACCCATGTCGAAATCGTCGACGACCACGGCAAGCATATAGGTCGGGGTTCCATCCGATCGCAGCAGGATGAAATCGTCGATCTCGGCATTGGCCACGGTAACGCGACCCTGGACCAGGTCGTCGATGACCGTCTCGCCATCCTGGGGGGCCTTGATGCGGATGACATAGGGGTCGCCCTCCGGCCAATCGGTGCGATCCCGCCACGGGCTGCTGATCTTGAAGGGCTTGCGCTCGGCCTGGGCCTTCTCGCGCGCCGCCGCCAGCTCGTCCTGCGTCATGTAGCAACGATAGGCGGCACCCATATCGAGCAGCTGGTGCGCGACCTCGGCGTGGCGCTGTTCGAACTGCGACTGGAAATAGGGTTCGCCGTCTCCATCGATTCCCAGCCAGTCGAGCCCGTCCAGGATCGCGTCGATCGCTTCCTTCGTCGAGCGAACCTTGTCGGTATCCTCGATCCGAAGCAGATATTTGCCGCCGTGGTGGCGGGCGAACAGCCAATTGAATAGCGCGGTGCGGGCGCCGCCGATGTGCAAATAGCCGGTGGGCGAGGGCGCAAAGCGGGTTACGACAGGCTGTCCCACTTGGGCGATTTTGCCGCTTGCGCTCAACCGATCTTTCCTCTTGTCTGCTGGGGCCGAATGGACTGGACGAGCGCCCCTATCACAGAGGACGCGCCGCTGGAACCGGCGCATCGACGCTTTTTGCCTGCGGCATTTTCGGCAGTTTTCGCGGCGGTTGAAGCCTTTCTCGAGCATGAGCGGGCGCAGGTGCCACCGTGGTTCACGGCCGCGTTCGGCGCCGGGATCGCCGCCTGGCTATGGATTCCGGACAGGAGCGGCTGGAGCGCGGCGATTTTGCTCGGCCTCGGCCTGGCCGCGGTGGGGGCTGCGATCGGCACCAGGCGCATTGGCGGGGCCTTGCAGTTCGGCGGATTGGCGTTCGCCGCCGGCTGCACCCTGATCTGGTGGCGAAGCGAGCATGTCGCAGCGCCTCGGCTCGATCGGCCCCGGGTCGCGGCGTTCGAAGCGAGGGTCGACAGATATGAAATGCGTGCCGCCAAGGGCGACGTTCGCCTTACCCTTGTTACCGCCACGCAGGGGCTGCCGCGGTTGGTACGCATTTCGGTTCCTGACGAGGATGTCGCGATCGGCCTAGGCATTGGCGCCAGGATCCGTGTCAGGGCGCGGCTGCAGCCTCCGCCGCCGATGGCGTTGCCGGGCAGCCATGATTTCGCGCGCGACCTCTGGTTTCAGGGTATCGGCGCGGTCGGCCGCGCAATTGGCCCGGTGGAGGTTATCGAGCCCTCTCCAGGCGGTGGCCTCGACGCGCTGCGCGAACGGCTCGGCCGCCATATCCGCGGGCAATTGCGGGACAGGGCCGGCGGCATCGCCACCGCGCTGGCGACCGGAGACCAGTCCGCGGTCGGTGACGAAGATGCCGAAGCGATGCGCCGCTCCGGCCTTGCCCATCTCCTCTCTGTCAGCGGCCTGCACATTGCCGCAGTGATCAGCGCGGCAATGTTGCTGACGCTCAAACTGCTGGCGCTCAGCGAGCGGTTGGCGCTGCGCTTCAACCTCGTGCTGGTCGCAGCGGGAGCGGGAGCGCTGGCGGGCCTGGGCTACACGCTGCTGACCGGGATGCAGGTGCCAACCGTAAGGGCGTGCATCGCGGCGCTGCTGGTACTCGGCGGAATCGCGCTGGGCCGCGATGCGATCAGCCTGAGGCTGGTCGCGGTCGGGGCGTTGGCGGTGCTGCTGATCCGGCCCGAGGCGCTGGCCGGCGCGAGCTTCCAGATGAGCTTCGCCGCCGTCACTTCGATCATTGCGCTGCATCATTGGGAACCGGTTCGGAAAATGTTTGGGCCGCGCGATGAAAGCCGGTTCTCGAGGATATTGCGCGGCGCCGTCGGCCTGTTGCTGACCGGGCTGGTGGTCGAGCTCGCGCTAATCCCGTTCGCGCTTCATCATTTCCATCGCGCAGGCCTCTACGGCGTGGCGGCCAATCTCATCGCAATCCCGCTCACCACCTTCGTCGTCATGCCTTTGGAAGCGCTGGCGCTGATCCTGGACCCGCTTGGCCTAAGCGCGCCCATTTGGACGGCCACCGGATGGTCGATCGATGCCATGCTGGTCCTGGCTCATCGGGTGGGCGAGGCCGAGGGGGCGGTCGCGATGCTGCCAACCATGCCGAGCTGGGCGTTCGCCTTGATGATTGGAGGCGGGCTATGGCTGACCCTATGGAGCGGTCCCGTCCGGAGATGGGGCCTTTTGCCGTTTGCGATGGGCGCGCTCGGCGCTGCCATGGCGCCGGTTCCGGACATATTGATTACCGGCGATGGCCGGCACCTGGCCTTGATCCGCGACGATGGAGTGCCCGTCCTGCTCCGCAGCCGGACCGGCGATTTTGTCCGTGACCTGATGAGCGAGGCGTCGGCCTATGACGGCGACCCGCTTTCCCTTGAGGAACAGGGTTTCGCCCGCTGCAGCCGCGATGCATGCGTCGCCGACATTGTGCGGCACGGTACGGTTTGGCGCTTGCTCGCAACCCGCGGCCGCGACCGGATCGACTGGGCGGAGCTTACCAAGGCTTGCGCGGATGCCGACATCGTCGTTGCCGATCGCCGCTTGCCGCGAGGATGCTCACCGCGCTGGCTCAAGCTCGACCGCCAATCTCTGGAGAAGAATGGTGGCGTCGTAGTTTTTCTCGACGGCAGCCCGCGCGTTTCCACGGTTGCCGAAAGGGTCGCGCGTCATCCTTGGAGGAGTTGATCAGGCCTCTTGCCACACAGCCAATTCGCTGCCGGATGGGTCGATGAAATGGAATCGCCGGCCGCCGGGGAAGGAAAAGATCGCCTTGGCGATGATCCCGCCCGACTTCATCACCGCGTCGAATGCCGCTTCGAGATCGTCAACCCGGATCACCGGGAGCGGCGCTGCCAGCGCCTCCGACGGCTGTCCGTTCAATCCCAGGTCGACATCGCCGCTGCTTGTCGCGGCATAGTCGGGACCATAGTCGGTGAACTTCCAGCCGAACGCCTTGGCGTAAAAGCCGCGCGTCAGCTCATGCGCCGTGACGCTGGGGAGTTCGACATAGTCGATGCGGGGTGAGGGCATGTCCATTCCTAACCGTTCGTCCTGAG encodes:
- a CDS encoding DUF1467 family protein, which produces MKWTSVLAIYFLVFCFSAFLLLPFGVRTHEEVGAERVPGQADSAPHRFDLPRHLLRAALVACLLTALYVANYKFGWITTDDLDFYN
- a CDS encoding sensor histidine kinase, which produces MASAPFDLGPVTGRVDREGRLTEADSALLRLQEEAGSSLGAPLALPQVAAVARSAIKLGVPLARSVVAASSDRDLDLWVRAVPDAEGASLTIEGWKARPAAPPRLTLVTNESLDVEERVARPLSFTTDGELKIKRIDEELALMIGVAPADAIGQPLTRHFLLVDNGDGAMPLLMALVSRADFSGQSAQLRGQDRESLVTLKGLALRTAGDRFDGYEIEIDRPAEMDSSPFAVLDPALDEALRSPLDRIIAAAERIVDRSEGPLRSDYAAYAGDIAAAGRHLLSVIRTMSEQEAAKGDAEVDLASTAAEAVQLVEEAAEKRSVKVELVGADGPLPAAGESRGVVQILVNLLANAVRHSPASGTVAVILEQRGAQAAVTVADEGPGIAEADQERIFERYERADDSKGGIGLGLAISRRLARSMGGDIELQSEPGEGARFTLLLPSA
- a CDS encoding citrate synthase, whose protein sequence is MTAKTVTLTTEGGDFPYPLLEGSVGPDVIDIRKLYGQIDKFTYDPGFTSTASCQSAITYIDGDQGILLHRGYPIDQLAEHSSFMEVAYLLLHGDLPKKKELEEFDYTISRHTMLHEQLATFYRGFRRDAHPMAIMCGVVGALSAFYHDSTDITDPQQRLIASHRLIAKMPTIAAMAFKYSIGQPFLYPDNSLSYTGNFLRMTFGVPAESYEVNPIIEKAMDRIFILHADHEQNASTSTVRLAGSSGANPFACIAAGIACLWGPAHGGANEAALNMLREIGDVKRIKEYVARAKDKNDPFRLMGFGHRVYKNYDPRAKVMQQTAEAVLKELKLSDPVLDVAQELEQIALHDDYFIEKKLYPNVDFYSGIILNAIGFPTEMFTALFALARTVGWVAQWNEMISDPEQKIGRPRQLYVGATQRDYIPASKR
- the gltX gene encoding glutamate--tRNA ligase, coding for MSASGKIAQVGQPVVTRFAPSPTGYLHIGGARTALFNWLFARHHGGKYLLRIEDTDKVRSTKEAIDAILDGLDWLGIDGDGEPYFQSQFEQRHAEVAHQLLDMGAAYRCYMTQDELAAAREKAQAERKPFKISSPWRDRTDWPEGDPYVIRIKAPQDGETVIDDLVQGRVTVANAEIDDFILLRSDGTPTYMLAVVVDDFDMGVTHVIRGDDHLNNAFRQLAIIKAMGWPVPTYAHVPLIHGFDGAKLSKRHGALGVDAYRDELGILPEALFNYLLRLGWGHGDHEIISRDQAIEWFDVDHVGKSPSRFDLKKLENLNGHYLREADDTRLATLASRKLGLSYEELQLLVRAMPELKARAHNLNELADGAEFLFAQRPLAMDEKAAALLNDEGRAHLALAHAALAATPQWEHDPLDAAVREVAERNSLKLGKLAQPLRAALTGKTTSPGIFDVLVLLGKDESLGRIADQMPKPN
- a CDS encoding ComEC/Rec2 family competence protein; this translates as MPAAFSAVFAAVEAFLEHERAQVPPWFTAAFGAGIAAWLWIPDRSGWSAAILLGLGLAAVGAAIGTRRIGGALQFGGLAFAAGCTLIWWRSEHVAAPRLDRPRVAAFEARVDRYEMRAAKGDVRLTLVTATQGLPRLVRISVPDEDVAIGLGIGARIRVRARLQPPPPMALPGSHDFARDLWFQGIGAVGRAIGPVEVIEPSPGGGLDALRERLGRHIRGQLRDRAGGIATALATGDQSAVGDEDAEAMRRSGLAHLLSVSGLHIAAVISAAMLLTLKLLALSERLALRFNLVLVAAGAGALAGLGYTLLTGMQVPTVRACIAALLVLGGIALGRDAISLRLVAVGALAVLLIRPEALAGASFQMSFAAVTSIIALHHWEPVRKMFGPRDESRFSRILRGAVGLLLTGLVVELALIPFALHHFHRAGLYGVAANLIAIPLTTFVVMPLEALALILDPLGLSAPIWTATGWSIDAMLVLAHRVGEAEGAVAMLPTMPSWAFALMIGGGLWLTLWSGPVRRWGLLPFAMGALGAAMAPVPDILITGDGRHLALIRDDGVPVLLRSRTGDFVRDLMSEASAYDGDPLSLEEQGFARCSRDACVADIVRHGTVWRLLATRGRDRIDWAELTKACADADIVVADRRLPRGCSPRWLKLDRQSLEKNGGVVVFLDGSPRVSTVAERVARHPWRS
- a CDS encoding VOC family protein, whose amino-acid sequence is MPSPRIDYVELPSVTAHELTRGFYAKAFGWKFTDYGPDYAATSSGDVDLGLNGQPSEALAAPLPVIRVDDLEAAFDAVMKSGGIIAKAIFSFPGGRRFHFIDPSGSELAVWQEA